Proteins encoded together in one bacterium window:
- the rpsL gene encoding 30S ribosomal protein S12, producing MPTLMQLVRKGRDTVRQKTASPALKSCPQKRGVCIRVYTTTPKKPNSALRKVARVRLTNAMEVTAYIPGVGHNLQEHSIVLIRGGRVKDLPGVRYHIVRGTLDSLGVADRKQARSKYGAKRPKG from the coding sequence ATGCCGACACTGATGCAGTTGGTTCGCAAGGGGCGGGACACGGTGCGCCAGAAGACGGCGTCGCCGGCGCTCAAGTCCTGCCCGCAGAAGCGCGGGGTGTGCATCCGCGTCTACACCACGACGCCGAAGAAGCCCAACTCCGCGCTCCGCAAGGTCGCCCGCGTGCGCCTGACGAACGCGATGGAGGTCACGGCCTACATCCCGGGCGTCGGCCACAACCTGCAGGAGCACTCGATCGTGCTCATCCGCGGCGGCCGGGTCAAGGACCTCCCCGGCGTCCGCTACCACATCGTGCGCGGCACGCTCGACTCCCTCGGGGTCGCCGACCGCAAGCAGGCGCGCTCGAAGTACGGCGCCAAGCGGCCGAAGGGCTAG
- the rpsG gene encoding 30S ribosomal protein S7 has protein sequence MPRRRVPAKREPIPDPIYRSKLVTRCVNVIMQEGKKSTAEHIFYDAMEIIAAKTNEEPLKVFQKAVDNVKPVVEVKSRRVGGSTYQVPVDVRQERRIALALRWLTSYARERADKTMAEKFASELIDAFRGAGNAVKKREDTHKMAEANKAFAHYRW, from the coding sequence ATGCCGAGAAGGCGAGTGCCGGCCAAGCGGGAGCCGATCCCGGACCCGATCTACCGCTCGAAGCTCGTGACCCGCTGCGTGAACGTCATCATGCAGGAGGGCAAGAAGAGCACCGCGGAGCACATCTTCTACGACGCGATGGAGATCATCGCGGCGAAGACCAACGAGGAGCCGCTCAAGGTCTTCCAGAAGGCCGTCGACAACGTCAAGCCGGTCGTCGAGGTCAAGTCCCGCCGGGTCGGCGGCTCGACCTACCAGGTGCCGGTCGACGTGCGCCAGGAGCGGCGCATCGCGCTGGCGCTGCGCTGGCTCACCTCGTACGCCCGCGAGCGGGCGGACAAGACGATGGCCGAGAAGTTCGCGAGCGAGCTGATCGACGCGTTCCGCGGCGCGGGGAACGCGGTGAAGAAGCGGGAGGACACGCACAAGATGGCGGAGGCGAACAAGGCCTTCGCGCACTACCGCTGGTAG
- the rpoC gene encoding DNA-directed RNA polymerase subunit beta', whose protein sequence is MDSLFSLFEKHKDPTQYSGIRIALASPDKIRSWSHGEVKKPETINYRTFKPERDGLFCAKIFGPTKDWECNCGKYKRMKHRGVVCDKCGVEVIQSKVRRERMGHIELASPVSHVWFFKSLPSRIGTILNVTLRDLERVLYFESYIVIDPGPTGLKEKELIPDDRYRQLHAEFGAAFKAGMGAEAIKELLKAVDIDTLGDELRAKMLEASSAAARKKIIKRLKVVEAFRKSGCKPEWMISDVIAVIPPELRPLVPLDGGRFATSDLNDLYRRVINRNNRLKRLLELRAPDIIIRNEKRMLQEAVDALFDNGRRGRVIRGPNKRPLKSLSDMLKGKQGRFRQNLLGKRVDYSGRSVIVVGPELRIDQCGLPKKMALELFKPFIYHKLEQNGLATTLKSAKKMVEKEVPEVWDALEEVTRQHPVMLNRAPTLHRLGIQAFWPQLIEGKAIRLHPLVCSAFNADFDGDQMAVHVPLSEESQKEARELMLSSNNILSPASGKPLAVPSQDIVLGCYYLTKLVEPAAEPRRFADRLEVRRAYDHGVVSLHEKIRVRIDGAMVDTTAGRVILAEILPAELPFELVNKLMKKKELAALIDVSFRRLGRERTIALLDLLKATGYRYASSAGISIAIDDMQIPDRKKEVVDAALKSVEEVEGQYAEGLITRGEKYNKVIDVWAQATEQVAGALLTELQKEEQPLKQKGAALAHGRAAGFNPIFMMVDSGARGSTQQIRQLAGMRGLMAKPSGEIIETPIIANFREGLTVLEYFTSTHGARKGLADTALKTANSGYLTRRLVDVAQDMIVTVPDCGTLDGIVVSALVEGGEIIEPLKERILGRVTLDDITDPDSGEVIVAANTLIDEEIGEKIEDMGLEKVRIRSVLTCETQSGTCAMCYGRDLSRGELVKLGEAVGVVAAQSIGEPGTQLTMRTFHIGGTARVVEKSNHVTRNGGKVTYVGLRTIANREGFNVAMNRNGSVEVVSVEHEGKKRVEKKEIYPVVYGATIRARDGESVAKNSLLVEWDSYTNPIVTEAGGKVKFGDILEGVTVKEEVDSATGLARKVIIETSDTDVRPRVSIKDAAGKTAGRYLLPAGANIMVAEGDEVAPGDVIAKIPRETTKTKDITGGLPRVAELFEARKPKEQAVISEINGKVVLGGFAKGFRKVVVEGEEGLAKEYLIPKGKPLHVHDGDQVRAGEALMEGSANPHDILSVLGVKELQKYLVSEVQQVYSLQGVKINDKHIEIIVRQMLRKVMVDDVGDSEFIVGEQVDRFGFEEENRKVLESGGRPATSHPILLGITRASLSTESFISAASFQETTRVLTEAAIAGKVDRLRGLKENVIMGRLIPAGTGFARYTGEGEPPEGEGAEPEPQPEEGLPEEPAA, encoded by the coding sequence TTGGACAGCCTCTTTAGTTTGTTCGAGAAGCACAAGGACCCGACGCAGTACAGCGGCATCCGCATCGCGCTGGCCTCGCCGGACAAGATCCGCTCCTGGTCGCACGGCGAGGTCAAGAAGCCCGAGACCATCAACTACCGCACCTTCAAGCCGGAGCGCGACGGGCTGTTCTGCGCGAAGATCTTCGGCCCGACGAAGGACTGGGAGTGCAACTGCGGCAAGTACAAGCGCATGAAGCACCGCGGCGTCGTCTGCGACAAGTGCGGCGTCGAGGTCATCCAGTCCAAGGTGCGCCGCGAGCGCATGGGGCACATCGAGCTGGCGAGCCCGGTCTCGCACGTCTGGTTCTTCAAGAGCCTGCCCTCGCGCATCGGCACGATCCTCAACGTGACCCTGCGCGACCTGGAGCGGGTGCTCTACTTCGAGTCGTACATCGTGATCGACCCGGGCCCGACGGGGCTCAAGGAGAAGGAGCTCATCCCGGACGACCGCTACCGGCAGCTGCACGCGGAGTTCGGCGCGGCTTTCAAGGCCGGCATGGGCGCCGAGGCCATCAAGGAGCTGCTCAAGGCCGTCGACATCGACACCCTCGGCGACGAGCTGCGCGCCAAGATGCTCGAGGCCAGCTCCGCCGCGGCGCGCAAGAAGATCATCAAGCGGCTCAAGGTCGTCGAGGCCTTCCGCAAGAGTGGCTGCAAGCCGGAGTGGATGATCTCGGACGTCATCGCCGTCATCCCGCCGGAGCTGCGCCCGCTGGTGCCGCTCGACGGCGGCAGGTTCGCGACCTCGGACCTCAACGACCTCTACCGCCGGGTGATCAACCGCAACAACCGCCTCAAGCGGCTGCTCGAGCTGCGGGCCCCGGACATCATCATCCGCAACGAGAAGCGCATGCTCCAGGAGGCGGTCGACGCGCTCTTCGACAACGGGCGGCGCGGCCGGGTCATCCGGGGGCCGAACAAGCGCCCGCTCAAGTCGCTGAGCGACATGCTCAAGGGCAAGCAGGGGCGCTTCCGCCAGAACCTGCTCGGCAAGCGCGTCGACTACTCCGGCCGCTCGGTCATCGTCGTCGGCCCCGAGCTGCGCATCGACCAGTGCGGGCTGCCGAAGAAGATGGCGCTCGAGCTGTTCAAGCCCTTCATCTACCACAAGCTCGAGCAGAACGGCCTGGCGACCACGCTCAAGAGCGCCAAGAAGATGGTCGAGAAGGAGGTGCCGGAGGTCTGGGACGCGCTCGAGGAGGTGACCAGGCAGCACCCGGTCATGCTCAACCGCGCCCCGACGCTGCACCGCCTCGGCATCCAGGCCTTCTGGCCGCAGCTCATCGAGGGCAAGGCGATCCGCCTGCACCCGCTGGTCTGCTCGGCCTTCAACGCCGACTTCGACGGCGACCAGATGGCCGTGCACGTGCCGCTCTCCGAGGAGTCCCAGAAGGAGGCCCGCGAGCTGATGCTCAGCTCGAACAACATCCTCTCCCCGGCCTCCGGCAAGCCGCTGGCGGTGCCCTCGCAGGACATCGTGCTCGGCTGCTACTACCTGACGAAGCTCGTCGAGCCGGCCGCGGAGCCGCGGCGGTTCGCCGACCGGCTCGAGGTGCGCCGCGCCTACGACCACGGCGTGGTCTCGCTGCACGAGAAGATCCGCGTGCGCATCGACGGCGCCATGGTCGACACCACGGCGGGGCGCGTCATCCTCGCCGAGATCCTCCCCGCCGAGCTGCCCTTCGAGCTGGTGAACAAGCTCATGAAGAAGAAGGAGCTGGCGGCGCTCATCGACGTCTCCTTCCGCCGCCTGGGCCGCGAGCGCACGATCGCGCTGCTCGACCTGCTCAAGGCCACCGGCTACCGCTACGCCAGCAGCGCGGGCATCTCGATCGCGATCGACGACATGCAGATCCCGGACCGCAAGAAGGAGGTCGTCGACGCCGCGCTCAAGTCGGTCGAGGAGGTCGAGGGCCAGTACGCCGAGGGGCTCATCACCCGCGGCGAGAAGTACAACAAGGTCATCGACGTCTGGGCGCAGGCCACCGAGCAGGTCGCCGGCGCGCTGCTCACCGAGCTGCAGAAGGAGGAGCAGCCGCTCAAGCAGAAGGGCGCCGCGCTCGCGCACGGCCGCGCCGCCGGCTTCAACCCGATCTTCATGATGGTCGACTCCGGGGCGCGCGGCAGCACGCAGCAGATCCGCCAGCTCGCCGGCATGCGCGGCCTGATGGCCAAGCCCTCGGGCGAGATCATCGAGACGCCGATCATCGCCAACTTCCGCGAGGGCCTCACCGTCCTCGAGTACTTCACCTCGACGCACGGGGCGCGCAAGGGGCTCGCGGACACCGCGCTCAAGACGGCCAACTCCGGCTACCTCACGCGCCGGCTCGTGGACGTCGCCCAGGACATGATCGTCACCGTGCCGGACTGCGGCACGCTCGACGGCATCGTCGTCTCGGCGCTTGTCGAGGGCGGCGAGATCATCGAGCCGCTCAAGGAGCGCATCCTCGGCCGCGTGACGCTCGACGACATCACCGACCCGGACTCCGGCGAGGTCATCGTCGCGGCGAACACCCTCATCGATGAGGAGATCGGCGAGAAGATCGAGGACATGGGCCTCGAGAAGGTGCGCATCCGCTCGGTGCTGACCTGCGAGACCCAGAGCGGCACCTGCGCGATGTGCTACGGGCGCGACCTCTCCCGCGGCGAGCTGGTCAAGCTCGGCGAGGCGGTCGGCGTCGTCGCGGCGCAGTCGATCGGCGAGCCGGGCACCCAGCTGACGATGCGGACCTTCCACATCGGCGGCACGGCCCGCGTCGTCGAGAAGAGCAACCACGTCACGCGCAACGGCGGCAAGGTGACCTACGTCGGCCTGCGCACGATCGCGAACCGCGAGGGCTTCAACGTCGCGATGAACCGCAACGGCAGCGTCGAGGTCGTCTCGGTCGAGCACGAGGGCAAGAAGCGGGTCGAGAAGAAGGAGATCTACCCGGTCGTCTACGGGGCCACGATCCGCGCCCGCGACGGCGAGAGCGTCGCGAAGAACAGCCTGCTCGTGGAGTGGGACTCCTACACGAACCCGATCGTCACGGAGGCGGGCGGCAAGGTCAAGTTCGGCGACATCCTCGAGGGCGTCACGGTCAAGGAGGAGGTCGACTCCGCCACGGGCCTGGCGCGCAAGGTCATCATCGAGACCTCCGACACCGACGTGCGCCCGCGCGTCTCGATCAAGGACGCCGCCGGGAAGACCGCCGGCCGCTACCTGCTGCCGGCCGGGGCGAACATCATGGTGGCCGAGGGCGACGAGGTCGCGCCCGGCGACGTCATCGCGAAGATCCCGCGCGAGACCACCAAGACCAAGGACATCACCGGCGGTCTGCCCCGCGTCGCCGAGCTCTTCGAGGCGAGAAAGCCCAAGGAGCAGGCGGTCATCTCCGAGATCAACGGCAAGGTCGTCCTCGGCGGCTTCGCCAAGGGCTTCCGCAAGGTGGTCGTCGAGGGGGAGGAGGGCCTGGCCAAGGAGTACCTCATCCCCAAGGGCAAGCCGCTGCACGTCCACGACGGCGACCAGGTGCGCGCCGGCGAGGCGCTCATGGAGGGCTCGGCGAACCCGCACGACATCCTCTCGGTCCTCGGCGTCAAGGAGCTGCAGAAGTACCTCGTGAGCGAGGTGCAGCAGGTCTACAGCCTCCAGGGCGTGAAGATCAACGACAAGCACATCGAGATCATCGTGCGCCAGATGCTGCGCAAGGTCATGGTCGACGACGTCGGCGACTCGGAGTTCATCGTCGGCGAGCAGGTCGACCGCTTCGGCTTCGAGGAGGAGAACCGCAAGGTCCTGGAGTCCGGGGGGCGTCCCGCGACGAGCCACCCGATCCTGCTCGGGATCACCCGCGCCTCGCTGTCCACGGAGAGCTTCATCTCGGCGGCCTCCTTCCAGGAGACGACGCGGGTGCTGACCGAGGCGGCGATCGCCGGCAAGGTCGACCGGCTGCGCGGCCTCAAGGAGAACGTGATCATGGGCCGGCTCATCCCGGCCGGCACCGGCTTCGCCCGCTACACCGGCGAGGGCGAGCCGCCGGAGGGCGAGGGCGCCGAGCCCGAGCCGCAGCCGGAGGAGGGGCTGCCCGAGGAGCCGGCCGCCTAG
- the fusA gene encoding elongation factor G has translation MARQVSLGETRNIGIMAHIDAGKTTTTERVLYYTGVSHRMGEVHDGAATMDYMEQEQERGITITSAATTCSWRGHRINIIDTPGHVDFTVEVERSLRVLDGAVALFCAVGGVEPQSETVWRQADKYHVPRLAFVNKMDRTGADFDRVLAAMRERLGARPVALQYPLGAEERFAGVVDLVRMRALIWDEDTLGAQWREDEVPAELRPRCLELRERLIEAACEHDDALMESYLAGAPLPAEAILRGLRRGTIALALTPVLCGASFRNKGVQPLLDAVVDLLPSPLDVPPIAGTDPATGARAERRADDREPFAALAFKILTDPFVGQLTFLRVYSGVLAAGGAVLSVRRNRRERVGRLLQMHANKREEIKEARAGDIVAVVGLRDTVTGDTLCDLERPIALESIVFPEPVIAIAIEPRSKADEEKLGGALHKLQHEDPTFRVRVDEESGQTLISGMGELHLEIIVDRLKREFGVEASVGRPQVAYRETLRAAARGEGRFIRQSGGRGQYGHAWVELAPRERGTGFAFESAIVGGVIPREFVPAVRKGVEEALAKGVLGGYPIVDVAARLVDGSFHEVDSSEMAFKIAGSLAVREAALRARPQLLEPVMSLEVVVPEEHLGEVIGDVNARRGRVEGFEERGAYKVVRALVPLAQMFGYATALRSLSQGRATFSMQFSRYEGVPEGVADVVLERVQTPVAR, from the coding sequence ATGGCACGGCAGGTATCTCTCGGCGAGACCCGGAACATCGGGATCATGGCGCACATCGACGCCGGGAAGACGACCACGACCGAGCGCGTCCTCTACTACACCGGCGTCTCCCACCGCATGGGGGAGGTCCATGACGGCGCCGCGACCATGGACTACATGGAGCAGGAGCAGGAGCGCGGCATCACGATCACCTCGGCGGCCACCACCTGTTCCTGGCGCGGCCACCGCATCAACATCATCGACACCCCCGGGCACGTCGACTTCACCGTCGAGGTCGAGCGCTCCCTGCGCGTTCTCGACGGCGCGGTCGCGCTTTTCTGCGCGGTCGGCGGCGTCGAGCCCCAGTCCGAGACCGTCTGGCGCCAGGCCGACAAGTACCACGTCCCCCGCCTGGCCTTCGTCAATAAGATGGACCGCACCGGCGCGGACTTCGACCGCGTGCTCGCCGCGATGCGCGAGCGCCTCGGGGCCCGTCCCGTCGCCCTGCAGTACCCGCTCGGCGCCGAGGAGCGCTTCGCCGGGGTCGTCGACCTCGTGCGGATGCGCGCGCTGATCTGGGACGAGGACACCCTCGGCGCGCAGTGGCGCGAGGACGAGGTGCCCGCGGAGCTGCGTCCCCGCTGCCTCGAGCTGCGCGAGCGGCTGATCGAGGCGGCCTGCGAGCACGACGACGCGCTCATGGAGTCCTACCTCGCGGGCGCGCCGCTGCCCGCGGAGGCGATCCTGCGCGGCCTGCGCCGGGGCACGATCGCGCTGGCGCTCACCCCCGTGCTCTGCGGCGCCTCGTTCCGCAACAAGGGCGTGCAGCCGCTGCTGGACGCCGTCGTCGACCTGCTGCCGAGCCCGCTGGACGTGCCGCCGATCGCGGGGACGGACCCGGCGACCGGGGCGCGGGCCGAGCGGCGGGCGGACGACCGCGAGCCGTTCGCGGCGCTGGCGTTCAAGATCCTGACCGACCCGTTCGTCGGCCAGCTGACCTTCCTGCGCGTCTACTCGGGCGTCCTGGCCGCCGGCGGGGCGGTGCTCAGCGTGCGGCGCAACCGCCGCGAGCGCGTCGGCCGGCTGCTGCAGATGCACGCGAACAAGCGCGAGGAGATCAAGGAGGCGCGCGCCGGCGACATCGTCGCCGTCGTGGGCCTGCGCGACACGGTCACCGGGGACACGCTCTGCGACCTCGAGCGGCCGATCGCGCTGGAGTCGATCGTCTTCCCCGAGCCGGTGATCGCCATCGCCATCGAGCCGCGCAGCAAGGCCGACGAGGAGAAGCTCGGTGGTGCGCTGCACAAGCTGCAGCACGAGGACCCGACCTTCCGGGTGCGCGTCGATGAGGAGAGCGGGCAGACGCTCATCTCGGGGATGGGCGAGCTGCACCTGGAGATCATCGTCGACCGGCTCAAGCGCGAGTTCGGCGTCGAGGCGAGCGTCGGGCGGCCGCAGGTCGCCTACCGCGAGACGCTGCGCGCGGCGGCCAGGGGCGAGGGGCGCTTCATCCGCCAGAGCGGCGGGCGCGGCCAGTACGGCCACGCCTGGGTCGAGCTGGCGCCGCGCGAGCGCGGCACCGGGTTCGCCTTCGAGAGCGCGATCGTCGGCGGCGTGATCCCCAGGGAGTTCGTGCCGGCGGTGCGCAAGGGCGTCGAGGAGGCCCTGGCCAAGGGCGTGCTCGGCGGCTACCCGATCGTGGACGTGGCGGCGCGGCTCGTCGACGGCTCGTTCCACGAGGTCGACTCCTCGGAGATGGCCTTCAAGATCGCCGGGTCGCTGGCGGTCCGCGAGGCGGCGCTGCGCGCGCGGCCCCAGTTGCTCGAGCCGGTGATGAGCCTGGAGGTCGTCGTCCCCGAGGAGCATCTCGGCGAGGTCATCGGCGACGTGAACGCCCGCCGCGGGCGGGTCGAGGGGTTCGAGGAGCGCGGCGCCTACAAGGTCGTGCGGGCCCTGGTGCCGCTGGCGCAGATGTTCGGGTATGCCACCGCGTTGCGGTCGCTGTCGCAGGGCCGGGCCACGTTCTCGATGCAGTTCTCGCGCTACGAGGGCGTGCCCGAGGGCGTCGCGGACGTGGTGCTGGAGCGCGTGCAGACCCCCGTGGCCCGCTGA